The Caproicibacterium amylolyticum genome includes the window ATGACACAGTCAGTATTGGCATAGAGGAGGAAAGTGAGCGACGCGTTTTGCTTTCGGCTGTGTACGCGCTGCCGCCGCGGGAACGTCAAATTATGGAGATGCGATTTGGGCTGAACTGCCAAAAAGAGCATACGCAGAAGCAGGTAGCAGACGCACTTGGAATATCCCAATCCTATATTTCAAGGTTGGAAAAAAGAATTATTGCCCGGCTGAAGCGCGATTTGGAGAAAGCTGGCTGAAGTGAGCAACTGTTAAGATTACGAGTTATTTTGTTGGACTGATATAAACAACAGACCGGCTGCAATGTGTTTTTACACTGCAGCCGGTCTGTTGTTGTTAGCCCCTGTATACTTTAAAACTTGTAAGCAAAATTATTTAGAAAACAGATACAGTGTCCCTTCGGAATGGCCGCTGGTGGAACTGCTGCTGTATTCGCTGGAGTCAATTTTGGCTGCGTTCTGTTCTACATAGGCAGTAAGGTCGCTGCTGGAATTGGCGCCGCCCTGTTCGGAAAGCAGGAAGTAGGTGACTTTTCCTTCCGCAACCAGTTCCTTGAGTTTGTCAACCGTCAGGGAATTGTCGCTGCCAAGGAAACCGCCATAGGCGTAGCACGGCAAGCCAGTGTCGATAATCATCTGTGCAACGCTGCTGGCGCGGCAGGAGGTCAGCAGAAAACTGCCCTCGGTATAGTGCTTTTTCAGATAGGTTTCCAGACCGCTGTCCGCGGAACCGCCCTGGCCGCCACCGCTGGGAGCAGTACTACTGTCAAAGCCGCCCTGTTGCCTATTGGTGCTGCCGGAAGCGGTGCTGCCGTTGGGCGCTTGCCCATTGTCGGGTGCCTGCCCATTGGTGCTACCATTCGTGCTGCCGGAAGCGGTGCTGCCGTTGGGCGCTTGCCCATTGTCGGGTGCTTGCCCATTGGTGCTACCATTCGTGCTGCCGGAAGCAGTGTTGGCGTTAGGCACCTGCCCATTCATGCCGTTGCCGGAACCGCCCTGCATGTTTCCGGGCATTTGACCGCCCATGCCACCTTTTTCAGAGGAGTTTGGTCCTGCGGTTGGAATTGTTGCATTCGGCGGGGTTTGCACCGGTGTCCATGCCCAGTAGGCGGAGCCTGCCAGCAGGGAAACTGCCAGCAGTACAGCTGCAATGCGAAACATGACCTGCTTGGAAGAGCGCAGATAAACTGCCAGAAGCGCGATGCCTGCCGCACAGGGGACCAGAATCAGCGGCGCAAGCCAGCCGGAAACGGTGGGGTAGTTCAAAACATAGACAAAAGAAATGGCAATGTTTGCGAAGAATGCTGCAAGAAGCAGCCACGGACGGACGTTTTTAAATTTGATTTTCGCTTTTTTAACTTCTGCCGGTGTGTCTGCCTGTGCGGAAGAAGTCTGCAGAGTTTCAGAATTTGTTGTTTCCGGCAGCGGAATTGCCGTGTTTTCCGGAAGTGTTTTTACCGTTTGGCGGTGCTTTGCAAAGAAGCGGAAAAGCTCTACCAATCCAACGCCGGCAAGAACGGCAATCGGCGGTGCAAGCATGCACAGGTAGTAAGCGTGGAAGAAACCTGCAAAGCTGAAGAATCCGCCGGCAACCAGAAGCCACATTCCCCAGAATACCAGGCTGCGCTGACCGGGATTTTTTTCTTTCAGTGCTTTTTTGCGAAGGCAGAGAACACAGGAAGCAATCGCGAACAGCAGCAGCCAGCACGCCTGACCGTACAGCGAGTCATTCCACAGACGGAATGGGGAAGCAGTGCCAATGCCATTCATACCGCCACCGCCGCCCTGCTTGCCGTCAGAGCCATTTTGCTGCATGCTGCCGAAGTTTCCGTCTTTACCCCGACGGATATCATTGGAAGTACTTGCGGAGGAAGTTCCGGCGGTGGAAGCAGTGTTTTTGGAAGAAGTAATATTAGAAGATGAAGAAACAGAAACGGTATTGCCAGCCGCAGAAGTAGTGCTTTCAGAAGATTTATCAGTCGCTTTTGTAGTGGCGTCACTGCCGGAAGTGGTTTGTCCGTTCATCTGCGGCGGGGTGCCGGTTGGTGCTTCGCCGGAGAGCATTTCCGTGTTTCCTTTGCCGCCAAAGTTGCCGCCCATGCTGCCGCCCTGACCAACCAGACGTTCAACGCCATTGTGTCCAAATACCAGTTCCATTGCGGAGTTTCCATTTGTGCTGTCAACGTAAGGCCGCTTGGAGGCGGGGGTCAGGTCCACTGCGGCAATCCACGCAAAGGAAACGCCAATCATGACCACCGCGGCAAGCAAACCCGCCGCAAAACGCTTCCAAACCTTTCCTTTTGCAAAAATCAGGTAAGTAGCGACAACTGCGGGAACAATGAGATAAGCCTGCAGCATCTTTACATTGAAGCCAACGCCAATCAGTACGCCGCACACAATGAGCCAGCGCCACTTATCGGTGTCAATCGACTTCATCAGGAACCAAACGGCGAGCAGCAGCCAGAAAATCAACTGCATATCCATGGTACTGTTGCGGGAAACCAGCACCACAGCCGGAGTTACGGCAAAAACCAGTGCTGCGGCAAGCCCGGCGGGTTTACTGAAATATTTTGCTGTCAGCAGGTAGATCAGCAGGCAGGAAAGCGTGCCGGAGAGTGCTTGCGGCAGCAGCATTGCCCAACCGGAGTAGCCAAAGATTTTACAGGAGAGCGCCTGCATCCACAGACCGACCGGTGGTTTGTCCACGCTGACCATGCCTGCCGGGTCGAAACTGACAAAGAAAAAGTTGTGCCAGCTCTGCGTCATGCTTTTCACACAGGCGGCGTAGTACTCGTTGCAGGTTCCGTTCTGGCTGATGTTCCAGAAATTCAGGAAAAACGAGAAGGCAAGGATGCCCAGCAGAATCCAGAAGGATGGTTCCGGCTTTTGCAGCGGCCTTCCTTTCTGCAGCAGTTGTTTCCGCATAATGATTCCTCCATATATATTCATTTTAAATGATTGAAATACAGAGGCCGGCGGCTCATTTCCCTGTATTTCTGCTTTTTATGGTAGTGGCAGGAAGTGACCGTTAGCTGAACATCAGCCGAAAATTGTGCTAAATTTGTACGGAAAATAGGGCAGAAAAAACCGCAGGGGATTCCCTGCGGTAAAGTGCAAGCTTATAATTGTTTTGGAAGATTTCAGGAAATCTTTAAGGCCCTGGCTTGCAGCCCAGACCTCTTGTCATGCTGCTAAAGTCAAGAGTAGGTCGCGGCGGGCGTTGCCCCCGCACCTCCAGTCGCTTTCTCAGAAAGCGACTGAAAGTAATGCTTACAGGTCTTTTTTGATTTTTTGCAGGGCGGCTTTCTCCAGCCGCGAAACCTGCGCCTGACTAATGCCGATTTCCCCTGCAACCTCCATCTGCGTCTTTCCCTGAAAGAAACGCATGGAAAGGATGTTCTTTTCCCGGTCAGAAAGGTCGTGGATTGCCTGTTTGAGCACGATTTCATCCAGCCAGTTGTTGTCATCGTTGTTGTCGCCGACCTGGTCCATTACATAAATCGTATCGCCGCCGTCTGAAAACACCGGTTCATAAAGCGAAACCGGGTCCACAATGGACTCCAGCGCCATCACTACGTCGCCGCGGTCAATGTCCAAAATTTTTGCCAATTCATCCATACTTGGCTCACGGTCATGTTCGTTGGTAAAGGCCTCTTTCGCTTTCATTGCTTTATAAGCAGTATCACGCAGGGAACGTGAAACACGAATGGAGTTGTTGTCACGCAGATAGCGCCGAATTTCGCCGATAATCATCGGTACCCCGTAGGTGGAAAATTTTACACCCTGCTCCACGTCGAAGTGGTCAATCGCTTTCATCAGGCCAATGCAGCCGACCTGAAACAAATCATCCAGATTTTCGCCGCGGTTTGTAAAGCGCTGTATCACGCTGAGTACCAGCCGCAGGTTGCCGCTGATGAGTTCATCGCGCGCGTTTTTGTCGCCGTCTTTCATTTTGCGGAGCAGTTCCATTTTTTCTTTTTCGGTCAGCACTTTCAATTTGGAGGTGTTGACCCCGCAGATTTCCACTTTGTTGTTTTGCATTGTACCGCTCCCTTCCAGTTCCAGTATTGCCGTCAGGGCGCAGTGGTATACAGTGCAGATTGGTTGCTTCCAGAAAGTGGATGTGTTATACTAATTAACAATGTAAAAATCTGAAGTATATAAAGGAGATACCGGTATGCTCCAGCAAAAAAAGAAATATCTTTTTTATTTGCCGTTTCTTGCCGCACTGCTTTTGTTTTTGTTTCTTTATTCTTTATTCTTTTTCATTTCCGCAGGGAGATGACTTCACGTTTGTTTCCCGGGGCCATACACTCCCGAACATTTGGAACTATTATTTATATTATTACAATGTAGCGGGTTCTCGCATGGCGAACCTGTTTGCACAGCTTTTACTGCTTGCGGATTTGTCAATCTGGAAGGTGCTCACTCCGTTTGTCATAACAGGAATTTCATTTTTGCTGTTTTACTGCGTGACCGGGCGGCTGACTCCGCAGGAGGGCAGACTGAAGCGGGACTGCGCACTGGCGTGTGTCTGTGCGTTCTTTCCGGGATTAATACCGCTGGGACAGCATTTGTTTGCGGACACATTCCTTTGGATGGACGGCTCCTGCAATTATTTGTACACGCTGCTGTTTTTTTTGATCGGTTTTCTGCCGTTTTGGAACGCCCTGCGCAATCGTCCGCCGATATATCGGCTGCGGTGGGCGTGCCCTGTATTTTTTACGCTGGCAGGGCTGATGCATGAGCAAACTGCGGTGGCGCTTTTTATTTTCAGCATTGCAGCGCTGCTTTTTCTGCACAAAGATGGCAAGCAGCCGCGTTACCTGTTGGTATTGACCGGAATCAGCACAGCGGTGATGATTTTTACTTTTACCTGCCCCGGTGCCTACCATCGGCTGACAGAGGTTGGGCAGGGACATACAGGCAGCATGGTGCGGCGGCTGTATGAAAATCTGGCACACTATTTTGTACCGTTCAGTGCGGATTACTGGCCACTCACTGCGGTGATTGGGCTGTGTGCGCTGTACTTACTGTACCGACATCCGCTGCGCTTTCAGCGTATTACAATGCTGTTTATCGGTTTCGGTACGGTGCTGGCGCCGCTTTCGCAGGTTTTATCTTTGCCAAGCTTGCAGCACAGCGGAGCATCGGCCGGAATGAAAGCGACACTTTTGCTGCTGTACTGGATACTGTTCTTTCTGGCAATCCTGTGTGTATTTCTGCAGGCGGCTCGTCAGGATAAAAACTACCGGTATCTGCCGGTTTTATACCTTACTATGTGGGTTTCACAGGCTATTCCGGCTTTGCTGGGCGGTGCAGGCAGACCGGTTCTTCCTTTGGTGGGAATGACGCTGCTGCTGGTGCTGTGTGTTTTAGAAGAAATTACATTAACAAAAGCTGTGCCGGTGCAGCTGTGCACCGCTGCGGTGGCACTCTGCGCGCTTCTAAATACTTTTGCACCGGTCATGAGCAACTATGCGTCCTATCAGGATATTTTGCAGCAGATTTCTGCGGCAAAAGCGAGGAAAACGGATGTGGTAACGTTTGATCAGCGTAAATTCAATATGCATTACTGCTATTTCCATTCTTTTATTGCGCCTTACAGCTATGACATTCGCAATTATTACTGCCTGCCGGAGCGCGTCCGCATTGAGTTTAAACCGTAAGGTCAGCGCCGCCGGGCTGCTTTTGTGCAGCAGCGGCGCTTTTTGATTTTGCACCTTGTACACCGGAAAATTACTGCCTATAATAGTTCTATCTGAAAAACAAGCGAGGGGGAAATGCATGAATTTCAAAGTACCGCAATATGTGCAGAATATACTGGAAAGCCTGCACCACGCGGGTTGGCAGGCATGCCTGGTGGGAGGCTGTGTGCGGGACGTACTGCTTGGCAGAACACCGAATGACTGGGATATTGCTGCCGCCAGTGAGCCGCGGCAGACTGAGCAGGCACTGAAACAGTTCACCTGTTTGGGAACCGGTATGCAGCATGGCACCGTAACTGTGCTTTCAGACGGTCATCCGGTGGAGGTAACAACCTTTCGTATTGACGGCAGTTACAGCGACAACCGCCGTCCGGACAGCGTATCTTTTACCCGCAGTCTGCCGGAAGACTTGCGCCGCCGGGATTTTACCATTAACGCGATGGCGTGGGAAAACGGTGCGCCGGTCGATTTGTTTGGCGGTGTGCAAGACCTTGCGGCAAAATTGATTCGCTGTGTGGGGGAACCTTCTGTGCGTTTTGCAGAAGATGGCCTGCGAATCCTGCGCGCGCTGCGCTTTGCCAGTGTGCTGGACTTTCAAATTGAGCCGGAAACGGCGGCAGCGGTCCACCGCCAGCGGAAACTGCTGAAAAACATTGCGGCGGAGCGAATCAGCACAGAGCTTTCCAAGCTGCTCTGCGGGCCAGGTGTGGGGCGGGTGCTTGCCGAATTTCGGGACGTCATTTTCACGATTATTCCAGAACTTGCGGGGCAGGACGGCTGCCCGCAGCACAGCCCCTATCACTGCTTCGATGTTTGGATGCACACCGTGAAAGCAGTGGAAGCTGCACCGCCGCAGCTGCTGCCGCGCCTGACTATGCTGCTGCATGACATCGGCAAGCCTTACTGCCGCACAACGGAAGCGGATGGTACAGACCATTTTTACCGCCACGCGGAGGTGGGAGCACCTCTCGCGGAAAAGGTTCTGCACCGCCTGCGCTTTTCTTCTGAAATTTGTCAGATGGTGACACAGGGTGTGAAGCGCCATATGCTGTTTTTGAAACCGGAAGAACGGCTCTTAGGCAGACGGTTGCGGCAGCTTGGTCCAGAATTTTGTTTTTTCCTGCTCGAATTACAGCGGGCAGATACCAAAGCGCAGTCACAGGCAGTGCGAGAGCGGCTTGCGGTGTTGGATGAGTCTGAAGCGATTCTGCGGCGCCTTTTGGAGAAGCAGACGTGCTTTTCCAGAAAGCAGCTTGCAGTTAAGGGCGGCGACTTGACTGCACTTGGTCTGCAGGGCTGTGCAGTAGGCAGTACACTGGAGCTGCTGCTGGATGTGGTTATGGACGGAAAGTGTGAAAACGAAAAAACCGCACTGCTTTCCTATCTGCAAAATAAAAATTAAAACCGGTTCGACACGGAATGAGGGGCTTTTCCCGCGCAAAACAGTAAAATAGCAGGCAGGAGTTGATGGACATGCTGGAAGCAAGTATCCTGCCCGCCGCAAAACCGATAAATCAGGGCAAACCGCGCCGCCGGGGCTGTAAATGCACCCCAAAGGAGCGTGCCGCGCATCTGCGAACAAAAATCATCAGTCTGCTGCTGGTTGGTGCTGTGGCGGCCGGCTCTTTAGGACTGGTTTCTGCCAGTGCATTGCCGCAAACAACTGCTGCAATGCAGAGTTCAGATAAAGTGCCGGTTTCCATGCAGCTGCGTCTGCCGTTCTGCAGTACAAAAGACCTGCTGCCCTGCGGAAGCGAGGCGGTCAGTACGCTGATGCTTCTGCACTACTGGGGTATCCCCGCAAGTTTAGATAATGTGGCTGCCTCCCTAAAAAAAGCACCGCTTGTAAAGCAGGGGACAAGCTGTACCGGCCCCGACCCGGAAAAAGTCTTTGTTGGTGACCCACACAAAAAAGGCAGTGCAGGTTGTTTTGCGCCGCCACTGGTGCAGTTGTTTTCGCAGTTTTTGCCGCCGCTGCTGCGTGCGCAGGATGCCACTGGAACGGAGTTGGAGCAGCTTGCCAAGGAGAGTCTTTCTGCCGGGGAACCTGTGCTGATTTGGGCTACCGCAGATATGGCAGAACCTTCCGCGTCCATTCATTGGAGCCTGCCGGACGGCAGTATCTGTGACTGGCCGCAGAATACGGTATGTATGGTGCTGGTGGGGTACGATGAAACTTCCTATTGGCTGGAGGACCCCAGCAGCGAAACTGGGCCGACCAGATGGAGTAAAGAGCTTGTAAAAAAGCGTTACGAAGCCATTGGCAGCCATTGCCTGACTGTACGAAAAGCAAAATAAGGGAACTGTGCTTTCGGTGTAAACTTTGCTGTAAATCGCATATTATCTGTTTCCCGCGCGTAACAATAAAGCAGGGGGTGGTCTGTGTGCGCAGCAGAGTTTATGACATGCACCGAAAGGAAGTAATTAATATTCGGGACGGCACACGGCTTGGCAATGTGGGTGATATTGAAATCGACACCGTCTCAGCGGCAGTTTTGTCGCTGATTATTTACGGTCGTTTGCGCTTTTTCGGTCTGCTTGGGCGGGAGGATGATCGGGTCATCCCATGGGCGGACATTCGGGTGATTGGGGAAGACATCATTCTGGTGGACACGCCGATTCCCCTGCAGGACAACCGCAAGTGGATTTCCCGCACAGATTCTCAGCCGCAGCAGACGGAGCGCACTGCAGAAGTCCGCCAGTCTGCCGGGCAAAAACAACCGTCACCGAAAGAATGAGCATACACAAGAAACGCACACCACTGTTTTAGACGGTGTGCGTTTTCATTTTGCAGCGCTTTAGTAACCAAAAGCATTGACATCTGTTTCTGCCTGCGGTAAACTTAAATGAAATTCATTTGATTTCTGCAGCCGGAGTACGCCGCTGCATGACTCAGACAGGACCGGAGGGAAAACATTCATGAGCAAATATGAGCTGATTGCCGGGTTGGAAACCCATGTGGAACTGGCAACCAAAACAAAAATTTTCTGCAGCTGCACAACAGAATTCGGCGGCGAACCTAATACGCACTGCTGCCCGGTGTGCATTGGTCTGCCCGGCAGCCTGCCGAAGCTGAATGAAAAGGTTGTGGAGTATGCAATTTTAGCCGGCCTTGCCACACACTGCGAAATTGCCAAAGTCAGCAAAATGGACCGCAAAAATTATGTGTATCCCGACCTGCCAAAGGCTTACCAGATTTCACAGTTTGATATGCCGCTGTGCAAAAATGGCTACATTGCGCTTTCCAACGGCCGCAAGATTCGTATTACGCGTATTCATATTGAGGAGGATGCAGGCAAACTGGTACATTCCCGAGGAAATACCTATGTGGATTACAACCGCGGCGGTGTACCGCTGATTGAAATTGTCAGCGAGCCGGATATTCGTTCTCCCGAAGAAGCAAAGGAATATGTGGAGAAGCTTCAGTTCCTCATGCGTTACATCGGCGTTTCCGACTGCAAAATGGAGGAAGGTTCCATGCGCTGCGATGTGAACGTTTCTGTTCGCCCGCAGGGCAGCGAGCAGCTCGGTACTCGTGCCGAAATCAAAAACATGAACAGCATCAGCTTTATTACCAAAGCCATGGCTTATGAATTTGACCGCCAGTGCGACCTGCTGGACTGTGGTGAAGAGGTTGTGCAGGAAACTCGCCGCTACAATGAAGCCGATGACTGCACGGAGAGTATGCGCGGCAAAGAGGATGCACAGGATTACCGCTATTTTCCGGAACCGGACCTGCCGACTATCCGCGTTCCCCGTGAGCGCGTGGAAGAACTGCGCGCCAAACTGCCGGAAGACCCGGACACCCGCACACAGCGTTGGATTGCCGAAGCGGGCATCAGCGAGGCAGATGCCCGCCAGCTGCTGCGCTACCGCCGTGTTGCGGATTATTTTGACAGCACCGTACAAGGATTGTCAAATGGAAAGTCTGCCGCCGCGTGTATTTTGGGCCAGATTTTCCGCCGCATGGAAACGGAAGCGGACAAAGAAACCTTTGCCGTCACAGTAACACCGGATAATCTGAATGCACTTTTAAAACTGTTGGATGCTGGCAAAATCCGCATGAATCTGGTCAAATCTACGTTGGAAAAAATGTTGGATACCGGAAAGCCTTACAATGAGTTTCTAAGTGAAAGTGACCTCGCTGGAATCGATGACAATCAGTTGGAGGTGCTGTGCAAAGAAGTGCTTGAAAAGAACCCGAAAGCGGTTGAAGATTACCGTGCGGGCAAGGAAAAAGCAGTAAAAGCGCTGGTTGGCGCGGTAATGAAAGCTACCCGTGGCCGTGCAGACGCACAGAAGGCGGAAGAACTGCTGATTGCTTTGATGAAGTAAAAGATGCTTTCATGCAGCAGACGTCCTGTTCAGACACGGTTTGGAAACTAATCGCCTGTGCTTGGGCTGACAAACGAAATTTCAAAGGATAGTTCCGAAAATTCTGTTAAGTAAAGATTCTCTAACTGCGCGTTTTTTGGCCGCAGTCAGGGAATTTTTTTGTGATGAGAAAACATGGATTAAATGATGTATATGTGTGGTATATAGTTAAATAGAAACAGTGCCTAGACAACAATGCAAAATATTCACCCCCAAAAATTTAAATAAACAGCAAAACTTTTTCTGGATACTTTCTTATAGAAAATATACATTTAAATGTTAATGAGGACTATAAATAAATTGCTGCTAAGTGTTCCTGAAAAAGAAAGACTTTAAGGCTTGTTTTAAATTTATATTGTAACAATGCGTCACATTTAATTGAATAATTTCTCAAATACGATAAAATAAATACCCGGTATTATTGATTATAAATTTTAAAAAAGGCAGGGACTTTTATGGCGAAAGTGTCATTCCGTGAAAAAAAGAAAAAGCTGGCGTTTCTAATACCCTTCAGAATCATCTGCACAGTGGTTGTCATTATTGCAATTATGTGTGTGATCATGGTGATTCGGCAGGCAGATTCAACCCAGAAGCTGGCAAATGATAAAGTACAGTATCTGGCACAGAACAATGCTTATCTTGTATCGTCTTATCTAAATAATATGCAGACTATGTCCAATAGCATGGCAGATGAACTTACCCGTGACAATGTACTGAAGCCTGAAACAAAAGATGAACTGATTCGCAAAAACCTGGCGACTATGCTGGACGACAAGCGCATTTTTTCAGCCTATGTGGCATTTGAGCCAAACCTCTACTTCAGCAAAACGCCCAATGGCCTGTCATACTATGAATACAATGACAGCGGCTCCAAAAAGCTGGATGTTAATAATGACTACAGTACCTACAGTACTGCCGACTACTATGCACAGACCAAAAGCACGATGAAACCGCACATTACTGACCCATATACCTATAAACTTTCCAACGGTCAAACGGTGTGGCTCATCACCATCAGTAACCCGATTTTGGACGACAGCGGCAAGTTCCTTGGCGTTGCCAATACAGATATTATGACTGATACACTGAACAGCCTTAGCTACAACAAAGGCGGTTATTCTACTTCCGATAACGTTATCCTGACTGAAAGTTCTGTTTATGTTTGTGATACTGGCGACAAAACCAAGTCCGGCACTAAATTTACCGGAAGTGCAGACGGTGGCCGGGTTCAGGTGGTACAGCCCGTACAGGTTAACAATGTCACCAGCAAGTGGACCAGTACCTTTAGCGTGGGAAAAAGTGAAGTGCTGCGGGATGTTGTAGAAACAGCCGCACTAATTGCAGGATTGAGCATTTTAGCGATTATTGCACTATCCCTGATTGTTGTACGTCTGCTCAAGCGTTCTTTAGCACCAATTCAGAATATTGTAGCGCTGACCAGTGACATGGGTGAAGGCAAGCTGGATACAGACATTCAGGTGAACACCAACGATGAGCTGGGTGAACTGGCTGCAATTTCTAAGAATACCTGTGGGCAGCTGCGCGGCTACATAGCCGAAATTTCCAATGTGCTTGGCAGCATTGCTGACGGTGACCTGCGTGTTGCAATAACACAAGATTATGTTGGCGACTTTGCGCCTATTAAAACAGCACTGCTCCAGATTTCTAATAAACTGAACTCTACGTTTACCGACATCTCCCATTCTGCGGATGAGGTGGCCAGCGGTTCCAGCCAGGTGGCCAGTGGTGCACAGGCATTGGCACAGGGTGCAACCGAACAGGCGAGTTCGCTGGAGGAACTGTCGGCGACCATTACTGAAATTTCCTCTCATGTTAAAACAAACGCTGTTGGTGCGGAAGAAGCCGACAACAGTATGAACGGCGTACGTGCAGAATTAGAGACCAGCAATTCCAATATGAGCGATATGGTCACCGCCATGAACCACATTAATGAATCCTCGCGTCAGATTGGCAATATTATAAAAACAATTGAAGACATCGCCTTCCAAACCAATATTCTTGCACTGAATGCTGCGGTCGAGGCTGCACGGGCGGGTGAAGCCGGCAAGGGCTTTTCTGTGGTTGCGGATGAGGTACGAAATTTGGCCAGTAAGAGTGCGGAGGCTGCCCAAAACACGACCGATTTGATTCAGAATACGGTGAATCAGGTGGAGAACGGCGCACAGATTGCAGACCGCACCGCACAGTCACTGTCTGCTGTAGACAGCAGCATTAAAGAAGTTTCTGCCAAAATTCAGGAAATTTCAGTTGCATCACAGCAGCAGGCAGAGGCTATCAGCCAGGTTACAACTGGTGTGGATCAGATTTCCAGTGTTGTGCAGACAAACTCCGCAACAGCGGAGGAAAGCTCTGCCGCAAGCGAAGAACTTTCCGGTCAGGCACAGATGATGAAATCAATGGTCAGCAACCTAAAATTGAACGATACCGGTTATGCAGAAGGTACGAACAAATAAGCTGCAAAAAATTTTGTAAGCAACAATAAATCCCTCTGTGCTGCAAACCTCAATGGGTGAGCAGCGCAGAGGGATTTTTGTACGCATACATTTTTATTTTGCAGCTTTTACAAACTGCATATCAACCAATGTATCGTAAGAATAGCTTCCATTATAAATACCGGTTTTGCTTAGTACATCCATATCATTATCGACTGCTTTCTTACTGATAAAACCGTCTATGCTCCACAGGTGGTCTTCAT containing:
- the gatB gene encoding Asp-tRNA(Asn)/Glu-tRNA(Gln) amidotransferase subunit GatB codes for the protein MSKYELIAGLETHVELATKTKIFCSCTTEFGGEPNTHCCPVCIGLPGSLPKLNEKVVEYAILAGLATHCEIAKVSKMDRKNYVYPDLPKAYQISQFDMPLCKNGYIALSNGRKIRITRIHIEEDAGKLVHSRGNTYVDYNRGGVPLIEIVSEPDIRSPEEAKEYVEKLQFLMRYIGVSDCKMEEGSMRCDVNVSVRPQGSEQLGTRAEIKNMNSISFITKAMAYEFDRQCDLLDCGEEVVQETRRYNEADDCTESMRGKEDAQDYRYFPEPDLPTIRVPRERVEELRAKLPEDPDTRTQRWIAEAGISEADARQLLRYRRVADYFDSTVQGLSNGKSAAACILGQIFRRMETEADKETFAVTVTPDNLNALLKLLDAGKIRMNLVKSTLEKMLDTGKPYNEFLSESDLAGIDDNQLEVLCKEVLEKNPKAVEDYRAGKEKAVKALVGAVMKATRGRADAQKAEELLIALMK
- a CDS encoding methyl-accepting chemotaxis protein, with the protein product MAKVSFREKKKKLAFLIPFRIICTVVVIIAIMCVIMVIRQADSTQKLANDKVQYLAQNNAYLVSSYLNNMQTMSNSMADELTRDNVLKPETKDELIRKNLATMLDDKRIFSAYVAFEPNLYFSKTPNGLSYYEYNDSGSKKLDVNNDYSTYSTADYYAQTKSTMKPHITDPYTYKLSNGQTVWLITISNPILDDSGKFLGVANTDIMTDTLNSLSYNKGGYSTSDNVILTESSVYVCDTGDKTKSGTKFTGSADGGRVQVVQPVQVNNVTSKWTSTFSVGKSEVLRDVVETAALIAGLSILAIIALSLIVVRLLKRSLAPIQNIVALTSDMGEGKLDTDIQVNTNDELGELAAISKNTCGQLRGYIAEISNVLGSIADGDLRVAITQDYVGDFAPIKTALLQISNKLNSTFTDISHSADEVASGSSQVASGAQALAQGATEQASSLEELSATITEISSHVKTNAVGAEEADNSMNGVRAELETSNSNMSDMVTAMNHINESSRQIGNIIKTIEDIAFQTNILALNAAVEAARAGEAGKGFSVVADEVRNLASKSAEAAQNTTDLIQNTVNQVENGAQIADRTAQSLSAVDSSIKEVSAKIQEISVASQQQAEAISQVTTGVDQISSVVQTNSATAEESSAASEELSGQAQMMKSMVSNLKLNDTGYAEGTNK